The Humulus lupulus chromosome 3, drHumLupu1.1, whole genome shotgun sequence genome window below encodes:
- the LOC133825362 gene encoding uncharacterized protein LOC133825362 produces the protein MNSGFTLVSFRDIATRDLVLETGVIHFDKKPVVLRPWTPDMDTVQMVKSVLVWVRLNGLGLQYWGRNSLSALVSTIGKPIMIDQVTRDRSMVKFARVLVDMEISENPPKTISFVNERDKLVEQLVEYEWLPSKCKACDCLGHTVVNCSKDKGHIWVKKSKPDHKKTEMVTDKKIAELSIDNKQVNVDATTSQEASSETAAVIAVTAISQDASKSCEATNVTVNKVAETNIVTTAK, from the coding sequence ATGAATTCTGGATTTACTCTGGTTAGCTTTCGAGATATTGCAACTAGGGATCTAGTCCTGGAAACTGGTGTGATTCATTTCGACAAAAAACCAGTTGTTCTTCGTCCCTGGACACCTGACATGGACACAGTGCAGATGGTGAAATCGGTTCTAGTTTGGGTTCGATTAAACGGCTTGGGGCTTCAATATTGGGGTCGTAATAGTCTAAGTGCTCTAGTTAGCACTATAGGCAAACCCATTATGATTGATCAAGTTACCCGTGATAGATCGATGGTCAAATTTGCGAGAGTTCTTGTTGACATGGAGATCTCTGAGAACCCCCCTAAGACTATCTCGTTTGTTAACGAGAGAGATAAACTAGTTGAACAATTGGTGGAGTACGAATGGCTTCCTTCTAAATGCAAAGCTTGTGACTGTTTGGGACATACTGTGGTGAACTGTTCGAAGGATAAGGGGCACATTTGGGTTAAGAAATCCAAACCAGATCATAAGAAAACAGAGATGGTCACTGATAAGAAAATTGCTGAGCTTTCTATTGATAACAAACAGGTCAATGTTGATGCTACTACTTCTCAGGAGGCCTCAAGTGAAACAGCTGCTGTTATTGCAGTAACTGCTATATCTCAGGATGCCTCAAAATCGTGTGAAGCAACTAATGTTACTGTAAACAAGGTAGCTGAAACTAATATAGTTACAACAGCAAAGTAA